In Tepidisphaeraceae bacterium, the genomic stretch CTTCGGCCACAGCCGGCGCATCAAACTGTGCTACGAGAAGTGCCACGCGCACTTCCAGGCGTTCCACGACCTGACCGCCGCGATGCTCTGTTACACCCGCCTCCGCCACTACCGAAGCGGGTTGTGAAACAGGCTCTAAGCTATTCCCCGAGACTACGCTGGCCGCCGGGATCTCTCTATTCGTGGTGGGGCGATCGCAACGACCAGCTGAAGAAGTGACCTGAAACGTCTGGCCCATCGACGCTGGCAGACCAGCGGTGGGCAGCTCACGCGTGACAGCGAGCAGACCGGTGACGCCGGCCCCGTCATGCGCAGTTAGTGTCCCTAGCTTGCCGTGGAGGATTTAGCGCGACGGCGGATTCTGCTCGCGCCAACAAGATGTCCCGCCCATACATGCGTCTTTCCATGACGCTTCTGCCTACGCGGTTGCGTACGCTTTGAGCCCCGCAGGCTTCAGCGGAGGGTTGCATGGAAATGCCGACGTGTCCGATGTGCGTCATCATCGCGATACGGAACGCAGAACTGGGAGTAGCTCTGCCGCGTGGTCGGGCGGAACCGGGCGTTTGCAGTGCAGCGGATCGTAAGCCCAGGCGAGCGGCCGGTCGTGCCAGACGCACCAGAGGTAAAGCTTGACCACGAGCGCGTCGCTATAGCGAGTGCGTTGTCCCCGCCGCGGGACGGCCCGCGAGGCCGAGATCACGGCGTGACGCACCTGGGTGCCAGGTCGCGCGGCCCATACATGCTCCTTTGTAGTTCGTGTCGCCGAAAATGGTCGGTGTGACGCTGATACTCCGCATCCGAGTACGGCTCCTCGCGAAAGGGGCGGGTCGTATCAACCGCGACGTACCGGCCGGTCACATCCATCGTGCAATGCCAGAGGACATCGCTGTGCCACCGAAGCCGGGCTGGCCGGCCATCGGCGAACACCGAGCGTTTCAGCCGCATCGGCGCCGGCGAGCGTGCGGACGCGGTACTTGCCGCTTTTCAGCGTAGTCGCCGGTTTGGGTGAAGGGGACGTCACGGTCGTTGGTGAAGAACTGGAAGGCCAAGTCCGTCCCGTCCGCCAGCCTCAGGCCGAGTTCTGCGACGGGGATGCGGATCTCCAAGCGGTAGCCCCCCTTGACGGGGCCACCGGAGATCGCGGGCTGGACCTTCTTGTCCTTCCACCCGCCATGACCCACCACCAGCGACCGTGGCTTCTCGTCCTTGGAACCGGCGATGCCGGGGGCGATCAGGACCTGCAGGTATTCGGTCGTGCCGACGCGCGGCGCGACAAACAACTCGATTGAGTCGCCGCGGTGAATCGCGCCCGGCTCGTGCCGTTCGGCGTCCTGCAGAGCTGCGCGTCGGTTGGGATGACGCCGGCCTGCTGCTCTTCGTCGACATGCAGGACATCGCCGCCCTCGTTGCCGGGTACTCCGCGACCACCTTCAAAGCCGAGCTATACCATTTCGGTGAAGGGTCGCGTTCCGACGAGCAAACCGTGCAGCTTGGCTCGGGCGAACAGGTGAAGCTCACGCTTCCCTCGAAGCGCCTGATCGTCGTGCGGATCGAGCCCGCACCGCAACGCCCGCTCGGAACGGGCGGCCAAGCGGGGGATCGAGTTGTCGGTCGTGATACTACCGGAGGCCAAGCTTGGGTTCATCCTACTGCTGGGTCGGTGGGTCGCGGAACGCGGCCTCGCGTTGCTCGCTCGGTTCCGTCGACCGGCAAGAGTCTGCGAGCGGCTGGTGTCGACGCTGAAAGGCATACACCCGATCGCCTTCACCATTGTTATGCTGGCGCAACTCGCCAACTGGAATCAAAGTGCACAACAACCTCTAGGACCGCAGGAATTACTCAGCCAAAGTCGGATGCTATTGTATCCGCGGCGTGCTCAGCTCAGATTACACCCTGTCGTTATGATGGCGGGCGGGCTGTATCCGCTTTTGTATCCGCTAATCGCGGTTATCTGTATCCGCGATGTGACATGCATATCTAGAATTACGCTGTTTTTCCGGTCTGAATCGAGATGCTGTCAAGCGGATTTTTTGGCCTCCGAAGCCGAAGGTTACAGGTTCGACCCCTGTCGGGCACATTGATTTTCCCGCCTTAGATCGCCGCGATTGGCGATCATCCCGTACTGCAGAACTTTCGTTAGGAACCGCAGACCGCTAGATGGTGGCCGTCACCGTCATGCCGGCTTCCCAAGCGTAGCCGTTGCGGAACTCGGCCAGCTTCATCGGGCGCTTGCCTTGCGGTTGCAGTTCGACGATCTCAATCGTTCCGTCGGCAGTCGTGATGTGCCCGCGGCCGTCGATGTTGCCGGGGGCGGACGTGGTCGCACTGGCGTGGGGCAGGGCGCGAACGAGCGTCACTGTGGCGCCGGGCTGGCCGTCACGAGTGGTCAACTGCACGCGACAGCCTGGCCATGGATAGAGCCCGCGGATCGCGCGGGCGACTTCACCCGCGGGCTGGGTGAAGTCGACCTTTGCCAATTCTCGAGACAGCTTTGGCGCCAGCGTGGCCAGTGACTCGTCTTGGGCCTGCTCGGTCGTGCGGCCAGTGGCAAGGTCGGCTAACACTTGCGCGACGAGCGGGGCGCCGTCGATCGCCAGGCGGTCGTGCAGTTCACCGGTGGTCTCCAGGTCGCCGATGGTGACGTGCGATTGGCCGAGGACGGCGCCGGCGTCCATCTTCTGGGCCAGGCGGATGACGGAGTTGCCCGTGATCGTCTCGCCGCGCAGGATTGCCCAATGGATGGGAGCCGCGCCGCGGTACTTCGGCAATAGCGAGGCGTGCAAATTCATGCTGCCCAGGTGGGGGCGATGGATGACGGGGTCGCCGATCTTTTGGCCGAACGCGATCACGACCATGGCGTCGGACTCAACCGGTTGCTCGGCGTTGATGTTCGGCGTAGCGACGACCGGCAGGCCCGCGCCGGCCGCGAAGGCGCCGATGGGCGTCGGCGTCAGCTTGCGACCCCGACCGGCGGGGCGGTCGGGTTGAGTGAAGACGCGCACGATCTCGTGACCGTCGGCGGTCAACCGCTGCAGCGTCGGCAGGCCGAACTCACCACTGCCGGCGAAAATAAGTTTCAGTGGGGGCATGCGTCCTTAAGAGGGGCCGGAACAAATTTGCAGATCGTCATCCTGAGGTTCGCCGAAGGATCTCCTACTTCCCAACGTAAGTACGGGGGAGATCCTTCAGCGTACCTCAGGATGACGAGTTCTCGGCCGCCGTATGGCCGTTTATTTCCGCGTCTGCTTCGTCAATTCCGCGTAATCCTGCTCCATGTCCTTCAGCTTCTTGCGAAATGTGAGTTTGGCAACCGGACCCATACGGTCGGTGAGCATGACGCCGTTGAGGTGGTCGGTTTCGTGTTGCCAGACGCGGGCGACGAAGCCGGTGGCGTCTTCCTCGAAGGGTTTGCCTTCGGCATCCTGGGCGGCCATATGCAGCGTGACGTCGCGCACGACCTGGATGTAGATCGTCGGCAGGCTCAGGCAGCCCTCCTCGTCCTCTTCGGCGCCACTGGCTTCCGAAAGCACGGGGTTGATGTAGACCCGGTCGCCATCCGGTTCGCCTGTAGCGTTCATGACGAATAACCGAAGGTCCACGCCCACCTGCGGGGCGGCCAGTCCCACGCCCTTGGCGGCGCGCATCAAGGTGAACATGCGGTCGACAAGCGCTCGCAAGTCGTCGTCGAACTGCTGCACCGGCTTGGCGATGCGCTTCAGGCGGGGGTCGGGGTACTTGATGATCGTCAGGTGGTCGTACATAGGTTAGGTATGGGCGTCAGAAATGATTTTAGTTATACCATTACGATTTGACAGTGCGTCGTCGCGTCGATTAGAAAACTGTCTTACGGGGAACCTACTATTTAGGTGAAGACGCGAACGCCGTCGTTTGGTGGCGTTCGGCATATCGTGGTCGCAAGTGCTTGTTAGTCAGGATGTGAACGGTGGCTCAGCTTCCCGAAGGGTACAAGGAAATTCCCGAAGAGGATCGTAAGAAGGCCAAGGTCTTCTTCGACCGCGGCAACACCGTTGCCGGCACGGGCAACTACGAGTACGCCATTGAGATGTACCTGCAGGGGCTGGCGATCGACCCCGACGCGGTCGAGGCACACGGGACGCTGCGCGACTTCTCGCTGAAGCGCAAGGCCTCGGGCGGCAAGGGCTTGGGGATGACGGAACGGTGGAAGCTGGCTCGTCCGACCAGCGACGACAAGGCGAACATGCTGAACGCCGAGAAGCTGCTGGCGTACGACCCCGGCAACACCGACGACATGATCCTCATGCTGCAGAACGCGCAGCGGGGCGGGTTCTACGACACCGTCATGTGGCTGGGCCCCATCCTGCAGAAGGCCAACGCCGACAGCAAGAAGCCGGACTTCAACAAGTTCATCATCCTGAAGGACGTCTACAAGGGCCTGCACCAGTGGAAGCACGCGGTCGACGCCGCCCATTATGCCGCCCTGATGAAGCCCGACGACATGGACCTGCACACCGAGGTGAAGCACCTGGCGGCCATGCTGACGATGGACGAGGGCAAGTATGGCTCGTCGCGCAGCTTCCGCGACAGCGTGCGCGACATGAACGCGCAACAGTCGCACCTGGACGCCGACAAGGGCGTGCAGGATCTGGACGCCGTCGGCCGCATGATCGCCGGTGCCGAGCGCGAGCTCGCCGCCGAGCCGGAAGAGGTCGGCAAGCTGATGAAGCTGGTCGACATCCTGGTGAAGACCGAGGACCCGCAGCACGAGAACCGCGCCGTCGAATTGCTGGAGGACGCGCATGCCCGCACCGGGCAGTTCCGCTTCCGCCAGAACATCGGCCGCATCCGCCTGGCGCAGTGGGCGCGCATGGATCGCAGCGAGCGGGCCGAGTACGAGAAGGCCAAAACCGACCCCGCCGCCCGCAAGCGCTACGAGGAGTTCTTCCGCGAGAAGACGATCGAGGAGCTGAAGGAGTACCAGCTGTGGGCGGAAAACTACCCCACCGACAGCGGAATCCGCTTCGACGTCGCCAAACGCATGTTCCTGCTCGGCCAGTTCGACGAGGCGATTCCCGTCTTCCAGCAGGTGCGTAACGATCCGAAGTTCCGCACGGAAGCCGGCATTCTGCTTGGCCGTGCATTCCTGGATGCCCAGTTCGTCGATGAGGCGGTCGACACGCTGTCGTCGGTCATCGGCGAGTACCAGCTGAAGGGCGACGCCCGCTCGATTGACATGCACTACTGGTACGGCCGAGCGCTGGAAGCCCGTAAGGACACCGCCGGCGCGATCAAGGCGTTCAGCCAGGTCGCCCAGTGGAACTTCAACTTCCGCGATGTGCAGTCGCGGATCAAGAGGCTTCGCGCTGCGGCGGCGGGGACGACTTAGGCTTCCCGAAATCCGAATTCGCTAGGACGCTCCGCTCCCCTCTTTCGCCGGGAGAGGGTTAGGCACCGTCTGGCGGATCGCGCGCTGGCGAACCCATGTCATCCCGAAGGGAGCCTAAGGCGACCTGAGGGATCTCCCACTGGCGTGAATCGCTCGTCCTTCGAGATCCCGCAGGTCGCCTTAGGCTCCCTTCGGGATGACAATCAGGCGCAAGGGCACCCACGTTGATCCGTCAGACAGTGGCTCGGGTGAGGGCGCGGTACACGGACGAGCTAAGGGTTCCCATCGATTCAAGGAAATCGCTTGCATTTTTGTAGTCCGGAGAATCTCCGGCTGCGAAACCGCAAGCGAAAGATGATGCTTGCTGCGAGGGATGGGCGATCCGCACCGTCGGGCCCTCACCCCTGCCCTCTCCCGGAGGGAGAGGGGGAGATCGCTCGTTCTTTCCGCGGCTTCCCGCGACCTTGCGTCCGCTTCACAGCTCCAGCCCCACGAACTTCACCAGCCGTTCGACCAAGTCATCCATCGTGTACTCCGCCGCCAAATTCAACGGCAAATAGACGCCGTGGTTGTGGTCGGACGCGATGATCAGGTGCTTGTCGCCGTTCACCGCGTACCCCATCTCCTGCGGTTGGTGCCCGGTAACGATCAGCTTCGCCCCCATTTGCTCCGCGAATATATCTACACCGGCGGGCGTCATGTGACGGCCCCAGATCAGTTGATAAACCGGACCGACGCGCCGCTTGTAATCCGGGCCGCTCAAGGGGCGGTTGAAGACGGTGTAGTCATACTTGGCGATCTGTTCATCGGTCGGCAGGCTGTGCGTGAACAGCAGGCCATTGGCCGTCTTGATCGCCAGCGGGAGCGACAGCAGGAATTCGGTGATCGCCACCGTGACCGACATGCCACCCTGCGGGAAGTCGCGGATGACGCCGGCGTTGAACGCCTCGCAGACGCTGATTCCCGACTTCATGATGCCTTCACCATAGATCTGCGCCAGGTCGTGGTTGGCGAGCAGGAAGTGGATCTGCGACGGGAAGTCACACTTGAGCTTGGCGGCCTCGTAGACCATCTGCCAGCTGTCCTCGGCGCCGGCGGCGTCGTAGTGGTCGCCGTGGATCAGCTCGTGCAGCACGAGGTGCCGCTGGGGGTTGTTGGCCAGGTCGGCGTACTTGATCAGCTTTTCCCAGTTTCGGCGATGATCGTGGATGTCCCCGGTCATCCAGACCTCCCCCTCGGCCGGAAGGTGGACGACCTGCTCGACCCGCAGCGCGTCGATCTGGTTCTCCTCGGTCGCGCAAGCAAACGTCTCAGCTACGGTGTCGGCGGATAGATCCATATGGGTAGTTTACACCAGTTATCGGGCGTTAGGGAAAGTGGGCAGGTAGAAGTGCGAAGCGCAGATCATCGCCGAGCGTACGAACGGTGTTTTTTCTTTGTGACGTTCCAGCGCACACCGTTGTCATCCCGAATGGGAGCGGTAGCGACCTGAGGGATCTCCCACTACCGTAAAATTGCCTGACATTTGAGATCCCTCGGGTCGCTACCGCTCCCCTCGGGATGACATGATTCGCGTTGGTGGAGTCTGTCTGTGGCCCGTCAGGGTGTTCCCAGGAATCCCTCGCCTTTGCTTGACCCTGCCACCCCGAATGTCATACTGATTAAGGTCCGATGTCCAATCCACGCCACCTGATTGCGGCCCTCGTGCTCGTGACGGCGCTGTTCGCCGATCGCGCCGCCGTTGCTGCGCCGTCGCTCAGGCCGGCGGTGATGGAGCAGACGGCCGCGCGGATCATCGATCGGTTGACCGCCCGCGTTCGCCGGGTGGTTCCCGTCGCGATCGTCTACCGGACGCAGGACGCGCCGACGAGCGCGGTTGCCGCGTTTAAGCCGACCGTCCCAACCGCGGTCGAGCCGGTTCGCCGGCCAAGTTCACCGTTTCAGTATCGCCTGCCACCGCCCACCTGCTGAATCCCAGTCTCCGTAATCTGATCGTTGCGCGGGCGCAGTTGCTTGCGCGCAACATCGCCTTTCCATTCCGCAGATTTGAAGTCCGCCATCCGCCATTCCCGGAGTTCCCATGTCCAGCGTTCAGAAGGTCCTGACCAAAGTGTTCGGCAGCCGCAACGACCGTTTGCTGAAGCGTTACCGCAAGATCGTCGCCCAGATCAACGCGCTCGAACCGCAGATGCAGGTGATGACCGACGCGCAGCTGCGCGCCCGGGCCCATGAGATTCGCGCCGGCCTGGTCGCCGGCAAGCTGGAGTCGTACGGCGTGCTGCCTGAGTGCTTGGCGATCATGCGCGAGTCGATGGACCGCCACATCGGCATTCGCGAGATCTTCAACCCCGACCTGAATTTCGACCCCGATAAGTTCGACGACAAGACGCTCGAGGCCTACGACAGCGTTCAGCGGCACATGATTGCCACCGGCGAACCGTGGCAGCGGGTGACGATTCCGGTCGAGGTGTACGAGGGCGTGCGGAAGATGTACCCCGACAGCCGCCCGCCTTTCCGTGCGCGGTGCTTTGACGTGCAGTTGATCGGTGGGCTCGTGCTGTACGAGGGCAAGATCGCCGAAATGGCGACGGGTGAAGGTAAGACGTTCGTCGCGCCGCTGGCCTGCTTCATGCGGGTGATGGAGGGCAACCACGCGCACGTGGTGACGGTGAACGATTACCTCGTCCGCCGCGACGCGACCTGGGTTCGGCCGGCGTTTGAGAACCTCGGCTTTACGGTCGGCTTCATCCAGAGCGACATGGAACCGGGTGGCCCCAACCGTCGGCAGATGTACGAGGCGGACGTCACGTACGGCACGAACAGCGAGTTCGGCTTCGATTACCTGCGCGACAACATGAAGGAGAGCGTGCAGGCCCAGGTGCAGGGCCCGTTGGACTACGCGATCGTCGACGAGGTCGACAGCGCGCTGATCGACGAGGCGAAGACGCCGTTGATCATCAGCGGCGCCGCCCACGACGACGCCCCGAAGTACCGCGCCGCCGACGCCGTGGCGCGGCAGATCCTCGAACTGGCCAAGCCGTGGGTCGCGATCGATCGTCAGGTGGACGCCGCCAAGCGCGGGATCAAGGCCGCCGAGGGTGACGAGGAGAAGGCCAAGGACAAGGCCGCCAAGGAGGCCGCGCGCCAGCGAAAGGCTACCGCCGAGAAGCAATTGGAAGAGGCCGAGGAGAAGAAGGTCGGCCTGACGCAGTACTACGAGGTCGAGTTGGACCGCAAGAGCGTCCACCTCACCCACGACGGCATCGCCGCCGCCCAGGAGGCCGCGGGCGTGGGGTCGTTCTACGTCGGCAACAACATGGAGTGGCCGCACCTCATGGAGCAGGCGCTGCGCGCCCACGTGGTGTACGAGAAGGACAAGGATTACGTCGTCGAGCGCAACCCGCGCACGGGCGACATGGAAGTGGTGATCGTCGACGAGTACACCGGCCGCAAGATGGTCGGGCGGCAGTGGTCGGACGGGCTGCACCAGGCGGTGGAGGCCAAGGAGCGCGTCACGATCAAGCAGGAGACGCAGACGCTGGCGACGATCACGCTGCAGAACTTCTTCAAGCTCTACAAGAGCCTGGCCGGCATGACCGGCACTGCCCAG encodes the following:
- the fmt gene encoding methionyl-tRNA formyltransferase is translated as MPPLKLIFAGSGEFGLPTLQRLTADGHEIVRVFTQPDRPAGRGRKLTPTPIGAFAAGAGLPVVATPNINAEQPVESDAMVVIAFGQKIGDPVIHRPHLGSMNLHASLLPKYRGAAPIHWAILRGETITGNSVIRLAQKMDAGAVLGQSHVTIGDLETTGELHDRLAIDGAPLVAQVLADLATGRTTEQAQDESLATLAPKLSRELAKVDFTQPAGEVARAIRGLYPWPGCRVQLTTRDGQPGATVTLVRALPHASATTSAPGNIDGRGHITTADGTIEIVELQPQGKRPMKLAEFRNGYAWEAGMTVTATI
- the def gene encoding peptide deformylase; protein product: MYDHLTIIKYPDPRLKRIAKPVQQFDDDLRALVDRMFTLMRAAKGVGLAAPQVGVDLRLFVMNATGEPDGDRVYINPVLSEASGAEEDEEGCLSLPTIYIQVVRDVTLHMAAQDAEGKPFEEDATGFVARVWQHETDHLNGVMLTDRMGPVAKLTFRKKLKDMEQDYAELTKQTRK
- a CDS encoding tetratricopeptide repeat protein, with translation MAQLPEGYKEIPEEDRKKAKVFFDRGNTVAGTGNYEYAIEMYLQGLAIDPDAVEAHGTLRDFSLKRKASGGKGLGMTERWKLARPTSDDKANMLNAEKLLAYDPGNTDDMILMLQNAQRGGFYDTVMWLGPILQKANADSKKPDFNKFIILKDVYKGLHQWKHAVDAAHYAALMKPDDMDLHTEVKHLAAMLTMDEGKYGSSRSFRDSVRDMNAQQSHLDADKGVQDLDAVGRMIAGAERELAAEPEEVGKLMKLVDILVKTEDPQHENRAVELLEDAHARTGQFRFRQNIGRIRLAQWARMDRSERAEYEKAKTDPAARKRYEEFFREKTIEELKEYQLWAENYPTDSGIRFDVAKRMFLLGQFDEAIPVFQQVRNDPKFRTEAGILLGRAFLDAQFVDEAVDTLSSVIGEYQLKGDARSIDMHYWYGRALEARKDTAGAIKAFSQVAQWNFNFRDVQSRIKRLRAAAAGTT
- a CDS encoding metallophosphoesterase translates to MDLSADTVAETFACATEENQIDALRVEQVVHLPAEGEVWMTGDIHDHRRNWEKLIKYADLANNPQRHLVLHELIHGDHYDAAGAEDSWQMVYEAAKLKCDFPSQIHFLLANHDLAQIYGEGIMKSGISVCEAFNAGVIRDFPQGGMSVTVAITEFLLSLPLAIKTANGLLFTHSLPTDEQIAKYDYTVFNRPLSGPDYKRRVGPVYQLIWGRHMTPAGVDIFAEQMGAKLIVTGHQPQEMGYAVNGDKHLIIASDHNHGVYLPLNLAAEYTMDDLVERLVKFVGLEL